One window of the Rhinoraja longicauda isolate Sanriku21f chromosome 2, sRhiLon1.1, whole genome shotgun sequence genome contains the following:
- the gngt1 gene encoding guanine nucleotide-binding protein G(T) subunit gamma-T1, with amino-acid sequence MDDLTDKDRAKMEVDQLKKELPLERMLVSKCAEELKDYIESQSAEDPLVKGIPEDKNPFKEKGGCVIT; translated from the exons ATGGACGATTTGACAGATAAAGACCGTGCGAAAATGGAGGTAGACCAACTTAAGAAAGAATTGCCTTTAGAGAGGATGCTG GTATCCAAGTgtgcagaggaactgaaggattaCATTGAATCACAGTCTGCAGAAGATCCTTTGGTAAAGGGAATCCCTGAGGACAAGAATCCCTTCAAGGAGAAGGGAGGCTGTGTTATCACATGA